The proteins below come from a single Parazoarcus communis genomic window:
- a CDS encoding YqaA family protein, with the protein MKIFSPLYQRAMQWARHRRAPWFLGGLSFAESSFFPIPPDVMLAPMSLANPRRALWFALITTLASVAGGLLGYVIGSYAFEMIEPWLRTSRYWSSYSTAVEWFHEWGFWAVFVAGFSPIPYKVFTIAAGALSMALIPFTLASLVGRGMRFFMVAGLMAWGGQRMEAMLQRYIDRLGWATVIAVVAGIVLYRA; encoded by the coding sequence GTGAAAATATTTTCGCCGCTCTATCAGCGCGCCATGCAATGGGCGCGCCACCGCCGTGCGCCGTGGTTTCTGGGCGGGCTCAGTTTTGCGGAGTCGTCGTTCTTTCCCATTCCGCCCGACGTGATGCTGGCGCCGATGAGTCTCGCCAATCCCCGGCGGGCACTGTGGTTTGCGCTCATCACCACGCTCGCATCGGTGGCCGGCGGGCTGCTGGGCTACGTGATCGGCAGCTACGCCTTCGAAATGATTGAGCCCTGGTTGCGCACCAGCCGCTACTGGTCGAGCTATTCGACCGCAGTCGAGTGGTTCCACGAATGGGGCTTCTGGGCGGTCTTCGTGGCAGGCTTTTCGCCGATTCCTTACAAGGTGTTCACGATTGCCGCCGGCGCGCTTTCCATGGCTCTGATTCCCTTCACCCTGGCCTCGCTGGTCGGGCGTGGCATGCGCTTCTTCATGGTGGCCGGGCTGATGGCCTGGGGCGGGCAGCGCATGGAGGCCATGCTCCAGCGCTACATCGACCGCCTCGGCTGGGCAACGGTCATTGCGGTCGTGGCGGGCATCGTCCTGTATCGCGCCTGA
- the purN gene encoding phosphoribosylglycinamide formyltransferase: MKSIVILVSGRGSNMEAIVRAAIPGARIAAVISNRPDAAGLAFASAHGIATEAIDHKAYADRAAFDTALAAAIDAHQPDLVVLAGFMRVLTDDFVRHYEGRLINIHPSLLPSFPGLHTHRRALEAGVRVHGATVHFVTATLDCGPIVVQAVVPVHVGDDEAALSARVLEQEHRIYPQAVRWFVEGRISLGADARVCVADADFAVAPSAVPAIEQVAG, encoded by the coding sequence ATGAAGTCCATCGTTATTCTAGTTTCCGGTCGCGGCAGCAACATGGAAGCCATCGTGCGGGCCGCCATACCGGGTGCCCGCATTGCAGCGGTGATCAGCAATCGGCCCGACGCGGCGGGGCTCGCCTTCGCCTCCGCGCATGGCATTGCCACCGAGGCCATCGACCACAAGGCCTACGCCGACCGTGCTGCGTTCGATACCGCGCTGGCTGCCGCCATCGACGCGCATCAGCCCGATCTGGTCGTGCTGGCAGGATTCATGCGGGTGCTCACGGATGACTTCGTGCGTCATTACGAGGGGCGCCTGATCAACATTCATCCGTCACTGCTGCCGTCCTTTCCGGGGCTGCACACACACCGCCGGGCGCTCGAAGCAGGGGTGAGGGTGCATGGTGCTACCGTTCACTTCGTGACGGCGACGCTCGACTGTGGACCGATCGTGGTGCAGGCCGTGGTGCCAGTGCATGTCGGCGACGACGAGGCTGCGCTTTCTGCCCGCGTACTCGAGCAGGAACATCGCATCTATCCGCAGGCCGTGCGCTGGTTCGTCGAGGGCAGGATCTCGCTTGGTGCCGATGCCCGCGTCTGCGTTGCCGATGCGGACTTCGCAGTGGCGCCGAGCGCAGTGCCCGCCATCGAGCAGGTGGCAGGCTGA
- a CDS encoding DUF4124 domain-containing protein, with the protein MNRNWLALGTGILMAFSACADDAEVFRWKDREGRINYGNMPPPGVDAEPVGGRGRLTVVPAPVLPPAPPPPPPESRLDRLERELEAERQLRLDAEAAEQAREIERAQLKAECEARYREPCSDDGEPAGKRYIVVPPRPFPHLPGMPTVRPLHRDAARDAGSARRDQASERASRRDQGGGREAQEGERRRGAESDAARKRDEVGEGRREAGNASRREERPERRP; encoded by the coding sequence ATGAACCGCAATTGGCTGGCGCTCGGTACGGGAATTCTGATGGCATTTTCGGCGTGCGCGGACGACGCCGAGGTGTTTCGCTGGAAGGACCGCGAAGGTCGCATCAACTACGGCAACATGCCGCCGCCGGGCGTGGACGCGGAGCCGGTCGGAGGCCGGGGCCGGCTGACGGTGGTGCCAGCCCCGGTTCTGCCGCCTGCACCGCCCCCGCCGCCACCGGAATCGCGTCTGGATCGGCTGGAGCGCGAACTCGAAGCCGAACGCCAGCTGCGTCTCGACGCGGAGGCGGCGGAGCAGGCGCGCGAAATTGAACGCGCGCAACTGAAAGCCGAGTGCGAGGCGCGCTACCGGGAGCCCTGCAGCGACGACGGCGAACCGGCCGGAAAGCGATACATTGTGGTGCCGCCGCGCCCGTTTCCGCATCTGCCCGGGATGCCGACCGTCCGACCCTTGCACCGGGATGCGGCACGGGATGCTGGCAGCGCTCGGCGCGATCAGGCGTCCGAGCGGGCATCGCGTCGTGATCAGGGGGGCGGCCGGGAGGCGCAGGAGGGCGAGCGCCGGCGTGGCGCCGAGAGCGATGCCGCGCGCAAACGGGACGAAGTCGGGGAAGGTCGCAGGGAAGCCGGCAATGCCTCCCGCCGCGAAGAGCGGCCGGAGCGCCGGCCCTGA
- the mutL gene encoding DNA mismatch repair endonuclease MutL, giving the protein MPSIHRLSDLLVNQIAAGEVVDRPASVLKEVLENAVDAGSRAIEVQLEQGGVRRIRVSDDGCGIEQDELALALERHATSKIASLDDLERVGTMGFRGEALAAISAVARTTITSRAEGAGHAWRIDGDSGELSPAALNQGTVVEVADLYYNTPARRKFLKSEGTEYAHCDEMFRRVALARPDVGLQLSHNGRVVHRLPPGEPIRRVGTLMGDDFLEHAREVRAEGSILSLGGFASLPAYSRSSRDAQYFFVNGRYVRDKLLTHAVRQAYTDILHGSRHPAYVLFLELDPAGVDVNVHPAKIEVRFRDSRAVHQFVFHAVSRALAESGAGRALDEPLSAETSVPAQSVQPAAHSTAQTPSPYGRPPESAWNRPPVQGQLAMDSASRAYFDFAASARPAPAGAGADAPRSSSAPVAPPPLPPGDNGAPLGYALAQLHGVYILAQNANGLILVDMHAAHERILYEKLKTVLDGTPAVQRLLIPAVFSVSAKDMAAADECAEVLSRMGFEIAPAGPQELAVRSVPALLANAPVAELLRKLLEELREFPASDVVTARRNELLATMACHGAVRANRHLTLPEMNALLRDMEATERADQCNHGRPTWTQLTMSDLDRFFMRGQ; this is encoded by the coding sequence ATGCCCTCAATACACCGCCTTTCAGACCTCCTCGTCAACCAGATCGCCGCCGGCGAGGTGGTCGACCGCCCGGCCTCCGTGCTCAAGGAGGTTCTTGAGAACGCGGTCGATGCAGGCTCGCGTGCCATCGAGGTGCAGCTCGAGCAGGGCGGCGTGCGCCGCATCCGGGTCAGCGATGACGGCTGTGGCATCGAGCAGGACGAACTCGCGCTCGCGCTGGAGCGTCACGCCACCAGCAAGATCGCCAGCCTCGACGATCTCGAGCGGGTCGGCACCATGGGTTTCCGTGGTGAAGCGCTGGCGGCGATTTCGGCCGTGGCGCGCACCACCATCACCAGCCGCGCCGAGGGCGCCGGACATGCGTGGCGCATCGACGGCGACAGCGGTGAGCTCTCGCCTGCGGCACTCAACCAGGGCACGGTGGTCGAGGTCGCCGACCTGTATTACAACACCCCGGCGCGGCGCAAGTTTCTCAAGAGCGAAGGCACCGAGTACGCGCATTGCGACGAGATGTTCCGTCGCGTCGCCCTCGCCCGCCCGGACGTCGGTCTGCAGCTCTCGCACAACGGACGGGTAGTGCACCGCCTGCCGCCAGGCGAGCCCATTCGTCGTGTCGGCACCCTGATGGGGGACGACTTTCTCGAACACGCTCGTGAAGTGCGCGCCGAGGGCAGCATCCTCTCACTGGGAGGCTTTGCCTCCCTGCCGGCCTATTCGCGCAGCAGCCGCGACGCCCAGTACTTTTTCGTCAATGGCCGCTACGTGCGGGACAAGCTGCTCACCCACGCCGTGCGTCAGGCCTACACCGACATCCTGCACGGCAGCCGCCATCCGGCCTATGTGCTGTTCCTCGAACTCGACCCTGCGGGCGTGGATGTCAACGTCCACCCGGCCAAGATCGAGGTCCGTTTTCGCGATTCGCGGGCGGTGCACCAGTTCGTGTTTCATGCCGTCAGCCGGGCGCTGGCCGAATCCGGCGCCGGACGGGCGCTCGACGAACCGCTTTCCGCCGAAACCTCCGTCCCTGCGCAATCGGTGCAACCCGCGGCGCACTCGACCGCGCAGACACCAAGCCCCTACGGCCGGCCGCCGGAAAGCGCCTGGAACCGCCCCCCGGTGCAGGGGCAACTGGCGATGGACTCGGCCAGCCGGGCCTACTTCGACTTTGCAGCGAGCGCACGGCCCGCACCTGCGGGCGCGGGCGCAGATGCGCCCCGGTCATCGTCCGCGCCCGTCGCGCCGCCGCCCCTGCCACCGGGCGACAATGGCGCGCCCTTGGGCTATGCGCTGGCGCAGCTGCACGGGGTCTATATCCTGGCCCAGAACGCAAACGGCCTGATCCTGGTCGACATGCACGCCGCCCACGAACGCATCCTGTACGAAAAGCTCAAGACCGTGCTCGATGGCACGCCTGCGGTACAGCGCCTGCTCATTCCCGCCGTATTTTCCGTCAGCGCGAAGGACATGGCCGCAGCCGACGAGTGCGCTGAAGTCCTGTCGCGCATGGGATTCGAGATCGCCCCCGCGGGGCCGCAGGAGCTCGCGGTTCGCAGCGTGCCGGCGCTGCTGGCAAACGCGCCGGTGGCCGAACTCCTGAGAAAGCTGCTGGAAGAACTGCGCGAATTCCCCGCATCCGACGTGGTCACGGCGCGGCGCAACGAGTTGCTCGCCACCATGGCCTGCCACGGGGCGGTGCGCGCCAACCGCCACCTGACGCTACCGGAAATGAACGCCCTGCTGCGCGACATGGAGGCAACCGAGCGCGCCGATCAGTGCAACCACGGCCGCCCGACCTGGACCCAGCTGACGATGTCCGACCTCGACCGCTTCTTCATGCGCGGACAGTGA
- a CDS encoding RsmB/NOP family class I SAM-dependent RNA methyltransferase gives MQKTVKAAEAISRGLIIQTTQVLGTVLSFEHPADAVLSRHFRENRDLGHRDRGFIAETVYGIVRRLRWLRRIAGATATPRQLLLAWLARGEGWPMRQFEGLASATERDWIESIKSATLDEGTVAERADLPDWLTERLLASHDEAAVLQLAYSLNRPAPLDLRVNVLKADRDAVLAKLNEDGFAAEACTMSPQGIRLAGKPALQKYPLFLEGGFEVQDEGSQLLGLLVQPKRSELVVDFCAGAGGKTLQLGAMMRSTGRLYAFDVSEKRLAKLKPRMARSGLSNVHPVLIAHENDAKVKRLAGKADRVLVDAPCSGLGTLRRNPDLKWRQTPESVDEMVVKQGSILAAAARLVRPGGRLVYATCSLLTEENDAVVDAFLAANPAFKAVSAQEVLERQGVTLATGERLRLSPHEHNTDGFFAAVLERQSSVPEAADA, from the coding sequence ATGCAGAAAACAGTCAAGGCAGCCGAGGCCATCTCGCGCGGTCTCATCATTCAGACCACACAGGTGCTCGGCACCGTGCTGTCTTTCGAACACCCCGCCGATGCGGTCCTGTCGCGGCATTTTCGTGAGAATCGCGATCTCGGTCACCGCGACCGCGGCTTCATTGCCGAGACCGTCTATGGCATCGTGCGCCGCCTGCGCTGGCTGCGTCGTATTGCCGGCGCCACTGCGACACCGCGTCAGCTGCTGCTGGCCTGGCTGGCTCGTGGCGAAGGCTGGCCGATGCGTCAGTTCGAAGGTCTCGCGTCGGCCACCGAACGCGACTGGATCGAGTCCATCAAGTCGGCCACGCTGGACGAGGGTACGGTTGCCGAGCGCGCCGACCTCCCCGACTGGCTGACCGAGCGCCTGCTCGCCAGCCACGACGAAGCAGCGGTGCTGCAGCTTGCCTACAGCCTGAACAGGCCGGCGCCGCTCGATTTGCGGGTGAACGTGCTCAAGGCCGACCGCGATGCCGTGCTCGCGAAGCTGAACGAGGATGGCTTCGCCGCGGAAGCCTGCACGATGTCGCCGCAAGGTATCCGGCTTGCGGGCAAGCCCGCGCTGCAGAAGTACCCGCTGTTTCTGGAAGGTGGCTTCGAGGTTCAGGACGAAGGCAGCCAGCTCCTTGGTTTGCTGGTGCAGCCCAAGCGCAGCGAGCTGGTGGTGGATTTCTGCGCCGGCGCTGGCGGCAAGACCCTGCAACTGGGCGCGATGATGCGTTCGACCGGGCGCCTGTATGCCTTCGACGTGTCCGAGAAGCGTCTGGCCAAGCTCAAGCCGAGGATGGCGCGTTCGGGGCTTTCCAACGTCCATCCGGTGCTCATCGCGCACGAGAACGATGCCAAGGTAAAGCGCCTGGCAGGCAAGGCCGACCGCGTGCTGGTGGATGCACCCTGCAGCGGGCTGGGCACCCTGCGCCGCAATCCCGACCTGAAGTGGCGCCAGACGCCCGAGTCGGTGGATGAAATGGTCGTCAAGCAGGGCTCGATCCTTGCCGCTGCGGCCCGGCTCGTGCGCCCCGGCGGACGCCTGGTCTATGCAACCTGCAGCCTGCTCACCGAAGAAAACGATGCAGTGGTCGACGCTTTTCTGGCTGCGAACCCGGCGTTCAAGGCCGTGTCCGCCCAGGAAGTGCTTGAGCGTCAGGGTGTGACCCTGGCCACCGGCGAGCGTCTGCGCCTGTCGCCGCACGAGCACAATACCGACGGCTTCTTTGCCGCGGTGCTTGAACGCCAGTCTTCAGTACCCGAAGCTGCCGATGCCTGA
- a CDS encoding DUF3108 domain-containing protein, translating to MIDRGLIAALGLSVLAHGALLTGEGWRWAEPAGEAVHTLSAVLHPVAVPPVPVAAVAAQSAPKPQAAPAPKQMPVASAPLAALAPPSEVISDAVPGPLFEQAVAPAALAPPLELAEAEAAPEADSAAPDLGESFALDGWPAHGAIVYRVYLGSAGLQVGEARHDWFHDDTSYRMQVTLETTGLAALLHGFHYVQKSEGELGPEGLRPKQFTVAQKGKKLETALFDWDNAKVSIRRGERERRNAPLQTGDQDVLSLWHQIGIVGTAGLPREIMVVSNKEATPALLEAVGDEGLSLPIGRLETLRVRAQAQTGVLTIDIWLARNYGMLPVRIRMVDDKGEVLDQQAVQLRLAPPDGKASETASAVDSIELKEEAPTEPLANLYTN from the coding sequence ATGATCGATCGAGGCCTGATTGCGGCGCTTGGTCTGTCGGTGCTGGCCCATGGTGCATTGCTCACCGGCGAGGGCTGGCGCTGGGCCGAGCCTGCGGGCGAAGCCGTACATACGCTCAGCGCGGTGTTGCATCCGGTGGCCGTGCCTCCAGTCCCGGTCGCCGCGGTCGCGGCGCAGTCGGCTCCGAAACCTCAGGCCGCACCCGCACCCAAGCAGATGCCGGTCGCGTCCGCGCCGCTTGCCGCGCTAGCACCGCCGAGTGAGGTGATCAGCGATGCGGTGCCCGGGCCGCTGTTTGAGCAGGCAGTAGCGCCCGCGGCGCTGGCGCCTCCGCTCGAACTCGCCGAAGCCGAAGCTGCACCTGAAGCCGATTCCGCTGCGCCCGACCTGGGTGAGTCGTTCGCGCTCGACGGTTGGCCTGCCCACGGAGCCATCGTATATCGCGTCTATCTGGGCTCGGCCGGTCTGCAGGTGGGCGAAGCGCGTCATGACTGGTTTCATGACGATACGAGTTACCGCATGCAGGTCACGCTGGAAACGACCGGGCTGGCGGCCTTGCTCCACGGTTTTCACTACGTGCAGAAGAGCGAGGGCGAACTGGGGCCGGAGGGGCTCAGGCCAAAGCAGTTCACCGTTGCGCAGAAGGGCAAGAAACTGGAAACTGCCCTGTTCGACTGGGACAATGCGAAGGTGAGCATCCGGCGCGGCGAGCGCGAGCGTCGCAATGCCCCATTGCAGACCGGCGACCAGGACGTGCTCAGTCTGTGGCACCAGATCGGTATCGTCGGTACCGCAGGGCTGCCGCGTGAGATCATGGTGGTCAGCAACAAGGAAGCCACACCTGCACTGCTCGAAGCAGTCGGGGATGAAGGACTGAGCCTGCCCATCGGGCGGCTCGAAACCTTGCGGGTCAGGGCGCAGGCGCAGACCGGCGTATTGACCATAGACATCTGGCTGGCGCGCAATTACGGCATGTTGCCGGTGCGCATCAGGATGGTGGACGACAAGGGCGAAGTGCTCGACCAGCAAGCCGTGCAGCTCAGGCTTGCACCGCCGGACGGAAAGGCGAGCGAGACCGCAAGTGCGGTCGACAGTATTGAACTCAAGGAAGAAGCGCCGACAGAACCGTTGGCCAATCTTTATACGAACTGA
- a CDS encoding diguanylate cyclase domain-containing protein — translation MSKPSAPLSLKLVLIVPYVVLVIALAVAVGSLSYSAGNRAVSTVSEHLLLETVGRIAQAVDRHIVGSGAVLESAFPDGMAAPEKIESDFHELRTRFWIATSLHIDPNNYVYYGNESGQGLGLYRHSLQDAELRMKINADEHRAIYRFTGIDGPLNFERRETKLFDPRTRPWYQDGKRVTGHTWTSVYIDFGTRELLATRARRVLSSAGAFEGVVATDISLRALNDFVGRLKVSPNGIAFIIEQDGNLIASSASPNIRQLPDGSSARLKARESSHPLLRAAYRLVQERLATPDATSLPRVLTFVTEEGEEIHVAFDRIQDEAGLNWITVVAMPTSDFMSGVTENASRTVMLAAAAVVIAIVIGLRILGWVAGDLRRIGEAVRKVGEGELDAPVGVERNDEIGALARSFEAMQTRLRTDKLTGLANRDAFMQKLNKRVELARSDRRSAKLGVLFIDLNRFKQINDHYGHDAGDLALQEIAERLRTNVRGGDLVARYAGDEFVILLDQVASREAVGHIRRQIEEVLRQPLCCIEAESTVEISVGGAIGEALYPDDGLDAQSLLKSADRAMYVHKFAGRAERGDAPG, via the coding sequence ATGTCGAAGCCGTCTGCCCCCCTCTCGCTCAAGCTGGTCCTGATTGTTCCCTACGTCGTGCTGGTGATTGCGCTTGCGGTCGCGGTGGGCTCACTGTCGTATTCGGCCGGGAACCGGGCTGTGTCGACGGTCTCGGAGCACCTGCTGCTCGAAACCGTGGGACGCATTGCGCAGGCAGTGGACCGTCACATCGTCGGATCGGGCGCGGTGCTCGAGTCAGCCTTCCCGGACGGCATGGCAGCGCCGGAGAAGATCGAATCGGATTTCCATGAGCTCCGGACGCGCTTCTGGATTGCGACCTCACTGCATATCGACCCCAACAACTACGTCTATTACGGCAACGAGTCCGGGCAGGGCCTGGGCCTGTACCGGCACTCCCTGCAGGACGCCGAACTGCGGATGAAGATCAATGCCGACGAACACCGGGCAATCTATCGCTTCACCGGCATCGACGGCCCTTTGAATTTCGAACGGCGCGAAACGAAGCTTTTCGACCCCCGCACCCGCCCCTGGTATCAGGACGGCAAACGGGTCACAGGCCATACCTGGACCTCGGTGTACATTGATTTCGGCACGCGGGAGTTGCTCGCCACACGGGCGCGCAGAGTGCTGTCGAGCGCAGGCGCTTTCGAAGGCGTGGTCGCGACCGACATTTCCCTGCGCGCACTGAACGACTTCGTTGGCCGGCTCAAGGTTTCTCCCAACGGCATCGCCTTCATCATCGAGCAGGACGGCAACCTGATTGCGTCCTCGGCCAGCCCCAACATCCGGCAACTGCCCGATGGCAGCAGCGCCCGCCTGAAGGCGCGCGAGAGCTCGCATCCACTGCTCAGGGCCGCCTACCGTCTGGTGCAGGAACGCCTGGCCACGCCCGATGCCACCTCACTGCCAAGGGTATTGACCTTCGTCACCGAAGAAGGCGAGGAGATCCATGTCGCCTTCGACCGCATCCAGGACGAAGCCGGCCTGAACTGGATTACTGTCGTCGCCATGCCGACCAGCGACTTCATGTCCGGGGTGACCGAGAACGCGAGCCGCACGGTCATGCTCGCTGCCGCGGCGGTCGTGATCGCCATCGTTATCGGACTGCGTATCCTCGGCTGGGTTGCGGGTGATCTGAGGCGAATTGGCGAGGCCGTGCGCAAGGTGGGCGAAGGCGAACTCGATGCACCGGTCGGCGTGGAGCGCAATGATGAGATCGGCGCACTGGCACGCAGCTTCGAGGCCATGCAGACCCGCTTGCGCACGGACAAGCTCACCGGACTGGCCAACCGCGACGCCTTCATGCAAAAGCTCAACAAGCGGGTTGAACTGGCTCGCAGCGATCGCCGCTCTGCGAAGCTGGGCGTTCTGTTCATCGACCTGAACCGTTTCAAGCAGATCAACGACCACTACGGACACGACGCCGGTGATCTGGCACTGCAGGAGATCGCCGAGCGCCTGCGGACCAACGTCCGCGGAGGCGACCTCGTCGCACGTTACGCCGGTGACGAGTTTGTCATCCTGCTCGACCAGGTTGCCAGCCGCGAAGCTGTGGGTCATATCCGCCGCCAGATCGAGGAAGTCCTGCGTCAGCCCCTGTGCTGCATCGAAGCCGAGAGCACGGTCGAGATCAGTGTCGGCGGCGCGATCGGAGAAGCCCTGTATCCGGATGACGGCCTGGATGCGCAAAGCCTGCTCAAGAGCGCGGACCGGGCCATGTACGTGCACAAGTTCGCCGGCCGCGCAGAACGGGGAGACGCGCCGGGCTGA